Proteins from a single region of Synechococcus sp. WH 8109:
- a CDS encoding ATP-binding protein, with amino-acid sequence MPEPRAQGHLLIGPPGSGKSTLARILSPRLPARVIANDALREQLWGDANVQAPWSELEPHLHGAIDRAIADGDNVLVDATHTQLNWRQVLMQRSMGGQHLQWTGWWLQTPLDQCLVWNRCRQRSVPEAVIRAMHLRLNSPPNRPDLSEGFTRLIRLNPAGSQLNNQMNRALQTILNPLP; translated from the coding sequence TTGCCTGAACCACGGGCCCAGGGCCATCTCTTGATCGGTCCCCCGGGCAGCGGCAAGTCCACCCTCGCCAGGATCCTCTCTCCGCGGCTACCTGCACGGGTGATCGCCAATGACGCTCTGAGGGAACAGCTGTGGGGAGACGCGAATGTGCAGGCCCCTTGGTCTGAATTGGAACCCCATCTGCATGGCGCCATCGACCGCGCCATCGCTGATGGCGACAACGTGCTGGTGGATGCCACCCATACGCAACTCAACTGGCGCCAAGTGTTGATGCAGCGAAGCATGGGGGGCCAGCACCTTCAATGGACCGGTTGGTGGTTGCAGACACCGTTGGATCAGTGCCTGGTCTGGAACCGCTGCCGCCAACGGTCCGTTCCAGAGGCCGTGATTCGTGCGATGCACTTGAGGCTGAACAGTCCCCCCAACAGGCCCGACCTCAGCGAAGGATTCACAAGGTTGATCCGCCTCAATCCCGCCGGCTCACAGCTCAACAATCAGATGAACCGAGCCCTCCAGACCATCCTTAATCCCTTGCCATGA
- a CDS encoding CP12 domain-containing protein, which yields MKTIDEHIQKDQEEFLKALSEHNEGKVRHLTEELQWLLDHKKEFPDDPHDPSPLELFCEQNPDEPECLVYDD from the coding sequence ATGAAAACGATTGACGAGCACATTCAGAAGGACCAGGAGGAGTTCCTTAAGGCCCTGTCTGAGCACAACGAAGGCAAGGTGCGTCATCTCACGGAGGAGCTGCAGTGGCTGTTGGATCACAAGAAAGAATTTCCTGATGATCCCCATGACCCCTCACCCCTTGAGTTGTTCTGCGAGCAGAACCCCGACGAGCCCGAGTGTCTGGTCTACGACGACTGA
- a CDS encoding nuclear transport factor 2 family protein yields the protein MTTPMIHPPLDAEQIRVLFTKPYGTPGPTAAQWKAVYSNDVHFTDPTQERQGIDAYILAQDGLMQRCEDVFLETESVVVNDETAFVEWRMGLKIKGIEFIYPGATRLRFNPDGKIGDHRDYFDFVGPTFAPVPVIGGLVRWLYKRFVA from the coding sequence ATGACAACACCAATGATTCACCCTCCGCTGGACGCAGAACAGATCCGTGTCCTGTTCACCAAGCCCTACGGCACACCCGGCCCCACAGCTGCGCAGTGGAAAGCCGTCTATTCCAATGACGTGCATTTCACCGATCCAACCCAGGAACGGCAGGGCATTGACGCCTACATCCTTGCCCAGGACGGTCTGATGCAGCGCTGTGAGGACGTGTTCCTGGAAACGGAATCGGTGGTGGTGAACGATGAAACAGCCTTTGTTGAATGGCGCATGGGCCTCAAGATCAAAGGGATTGAGTTCATCTACCCCGGAGCGACCCGGCTCCGTTTCAATCCAGACGGAAAGATCGGGGACCACCGCGATTATTTCGATTTCGTAGGCCCCACGTTTGCTCCAGTGCCCGTGATTGGTGGACTGGTGCGCTGGCTCTACAAACGCTTCGTTGCCTGA
- a CDS encoding glycoside hydrolase family 104 protein has product MHRPFSVFSPATRWSRPVVGAALTAGLVLSAGAKQPLQNAEAPAEQAEQSSPSSRATLSSGKEGGRYELTPERRALLNTIRYAEGTWKDGEDKGYRIIYGGGQFQDLSRHPERVIVKRYTSAAAGAYQFLPKTWKGVAEELKLSSFEPRHQDQAALHLVERRGALKEIDRKGLTRNAMAKLAPEWASFPTWTGRSAYGQPVKSPQELASFYSSNLRQLRNQLGA; this is encoded by the coding sequence GTGCATCGCCCTTTTTCTGTGTTCAGCCCAGCTACACGTTGGAGCCGGCCTGTCGTCGGTGCAGCCCTGACCGCAGGATTGGTGCTGTCCGCAGGAGCCAAACAGCCGCTCCAGAACGCAGAGGCGCCTGCAGAACAGGCTGAGCAAAGCTCCCCCAGCAGCCGCGCCACCCTGTCCTCCGGCAAGGAGGGTGGTCGTTACGAGCTGACACCTGAGCGACGCGCCCTGCTCAACACCATTCGCTACGCCGAGGGGACCTGGAAAGACGGTGAAGACAAGGGCTATCGGATCATTTACGGCGGCGGGCAGTTTCAGGACCTCTCACGTCATCCCGAGCGGGTGATCGTGAAGCGCTACACCAGCGCCGCAGCCGGGGCCTATCAATTTCTGCCCAAGACCTGGAAAGGCGTGGCGGAGGAACTCAAGCTGTCCAGCTTCGAGCCCAGGCACCAGGACCAAGCCGCTCTGCACCTTGTTGAGCGTCGCGGTGCTCTCAAAGAAATTGACCGGAAAGGCCTAACCAGGAACGCCATGGCGAAGCTGGCTCCCGAATGGGCATCTTTCCCCACCTGGACCGGCCGCTCCGCCTACGGTCAACCGGTGAAGAGTCCTCAGGAACTGGCGAGCTTCTACAGCAGCAACCTGCGCCAGCTGCGCAATCAGCTCGGGGCCTGA
- a CDS encoding cation diffusion facilitator family transporter — MVDNRRGVRRVLMVALALNISMSLLKLLVGAMSGSLAVIADGMHSATDALSSLTGLVTNKLSDPRPDRDHPYGHRKYEAVGALGIAGFILFTALEILLRSGERLLEGLPPIRVTSQELVLLTLVLGFNLLLAGYELREGRRLNSNLLKADAQHAASDVWTTVVVLVGMAGAVWLQVSWLDVALAIPMALLLIRVCWQVLRGTLPWLVDHMAVAPEAIYSEAMATAGVLNCHDIASRGVLGQQVFIEMHMVVDADDLTKAHQITEQVEERLDESFGPVRCTIHLEPKDYVEDGITYTGAHG, encoded by the coding sequence ATGGTCGACAACCGCCGAGGGGTGCGCAGGGTTCTGATGGTGGCCCTGGCCCTGAACATCAGCATGTCGCTGCTGAAACTTCTGGTTGGGGCCATGAGTGGTTCCCTGGCAGTGATCGCCGATGGCATGCACAGCGCCACCGATGCGTTATCCAGCCTCACGGGACTGGTCACCAACAAGCTGTCCGACCCACGCCCCGACAGGGATCACCCCTACGGCCACCGCAAATACGAGGCGGTGGGAGCCCTGGGCATCGCTGGTTTCATCCTGTTCACAGCCCTTGAGATCCTGCTGCGTTCAGGGGAGAGGCTTCTCGAGGGCCTTCCACCCATCCGGGTGACCAGCCAGGAGCTGGTGCTGCTCACGCTGGTGCTGGGGTTCAACCTCTTGCTGGCGGGATATGAGCTACGGGAAGGTCGGCGACTGAACAGCAACTTGCTCAAAGCGGATGCTCAACATGCGGCGAGCGACGTTTGGACCACCGTGGTGGTGCTTGTGGGCATGGCAGGGGCGGTGTGGCTGCAGGTGAGTTGGCTCGACGTCGCGCTGGCCATCCCCATGGCACTCCTGTTGATCCGTGTGTGCTGGCAGGTGCTGCGCGGAACCTTGCCCTGGCTGGTGGACCACATGGCGGTTGCACCTGAAGCCATCTATTCCGAAGCGATGGCCACCGCCGGCGTCTTGAACTGCCACGACATCGCCAGCCGGGGCGTTCTGGGCCAGCAGGTGTTCATCGAAATGCATATGGTTGTCGACGCAGACGACCTCACCAAGGCGCACCAGATCACCGAACAAGTGGAAGAGCGCTTGGACGAAAGTTTCGGGCCGGTGCGGTGCACCATCCATCTGGAACCCAAGGACTACGTGGAGGACGGGATCACCTACACCGGCGCCCATGGCTGA
- the rpsU gene encoding 30S ribosomal protein S21, with amino-acid sequence MSQVTVGENEGIESALRRFKRSVAKAGIFSDLRRIRHHETPVEKYKRKLKQRSRNRRR; translated from the coding sequence ATGAGTCAGGTCACAGTCGGCGAAAACGAAGGTATTGAATCCGCGTTGCGTCGCTTCAAGCGCTCCGTCGCCAAAGCCGGCATCTTTTCTGATCTGCGTCGGATCCGTCACCACGAGACCCCTGTTGAGAAATACAAGCGCAAGCTGAAGCAGCGTTCACGCAACCGGCGTCGCTGA
- the psbA gene encoding photosystem II q(b) protein, translating to MSTAIRSGRQSNWEAFCQWVTDTNNRIYVGWFGVLMIPCLLAATICFTIAFIAAPPVDIDGIREPVAGSLIYGNNIISGAVIPSSNAIGLHFYPIWEAASLDEWLYNGGPYQLVCFHFLIGISAYMGRQWELSYRLGMRPWICVAYSAPLSAAMAVFLVYPFGQGSFSDGMPLGISGTFNFMLVFQAEHNILMHPFHMLGVAGVFGGSLFSAMHGSLVTSSLVRETTEAESQNYGYKFGQEEETYNIVAAHGYFGRLIFQYASFNNSRSLHFFLGAWPVVGIWFTSMGISTMAFNLNGFNFNQSILDSQGRVLNTWADVLNRANLGMEVQHERNAHNFPLDLAAAESTPVALQAPAIG from the coding sequence ATGTCCACCGCAATTCGCAGCGGACGCCAGAGCAATTGGGAAGCCTTTTGTCAGTGGGTGACCGACACCAACAACCGCATCTATGTGGGTTGGTTCGGCGTGCTGATGATTCCCTGCCTCCTGGCGGCCACCATCTGCTTCACCATTGCCTTTATCGCCGCTCCCCCGGTTGATATCGATGGCATCCGTGAGCCCGTCGCTGGCTCCCTGATCTACGGCAACAACATCATTTCCGGTGCTGTTATTCCGTCTTCCAACGCTATTGGCCTGCACTTCTACCCCATCTGGGAAGCTGCTTCCCTCGATGAGTGGCTGTACAACGGCGGCCCTTATCAGTTGGTCTGCTTCCACTTCCTGATCGGCATTTCCGCCTACATGGGTCGTCAGTGGGAACTCTCCTACCGCCTGGGCATGCGCCCTTGGATCTGCGTCGCTTACAGCGCTCCGCTGTCTGCAGCGATGGCTGTTTTCCTGGTTTACCCCTTCGGTCAGGGTTCCTTCTCTGATGGCATGCCCCTGGGCATCTCTGGCACCTTCAACTTCATGTTGGTGTTCCAAGCCGAGCACAACATCCTGATGCACCCCTTCCACATGCTGGGCGTCGCAGGTGTTTTCGGCGGCAGCCTGTTCTCCGCCATGCACGGCTCCCTGGTGACCTCCTCCCTGGTGCGTGAAACCACCGAGGCCGAGTCCCAGAACTACGGCTACAAGTTCGGCCAAGAGGAAGAGACCTACAACATCGTGGCTGCCCACGGTTACTTCGGTCGCCTGATCTTCCAATACGCCTCCTTCAACAACAGCCGTAGCCTTCACTTCTTCCTGGGCGCCTGGCCTGTTGTAGGCATCTGGTTCACGTCCATGGGCATCAGCACCATGGCCTTCAACCTGAACGGCTTCAACTTCAACCAGTCCATCCTGGATAGTCAGGGCCGAGTCCTGAACACCTGGGCTGATGTGCTGAACCGCGCCAACCTCGGCATGGAAGTGCAGCACGAGCGCAACGCTCACAACTTCCCCCTCGACCTGGCTGCTGCTGAGTCCACTCCTGTGGCTCTGCAGGCTCCTGCCATCGGTTGA
- the trpS gene encoding tryptophan--tRNA ligase: protein MSRPRVLSGVQPTGALHLGNWLGAIRNWVDLQETHDTFVCVVDLHAITVPHDPSRLAEDTRSTAALYLACGIDPKRCSVFVQSQVAAHSELCWLLNCVTPLNWLERMIQFKEKAVKQGDNVSVGLLDYPVLMAADILLYDADLVPVGEDQKQHLELARDIAQQRINARFRGKDTPVLKVPKPLILKEGARVMSLTDGRSKMSKSDPNEGSRITLLDPPELITKKIKRAKTDPERGLEFGNPDRPETDNLLGLYAILSGKGRQQAATECAEMGWGQFKPLLAEATVSALEPIQARYRELMQDPTELDQVLRTGREKAETVANDTLERVRDALGFARPA from the coding sequence ATGAGCCGGCCAAGGGTTCTTTCCGGGGTGCAACCGACCGGAGCACTGCACCTCGGCAATTGGCTGGGTGCCATCCGCAATTGGGTTGACCTGCAGGAGACCCACGACACCTTTGTATGTGTTGTGGATCTCCACGCCATCACTGTTCCTCATGACCCCAGCCGCCTGGCTGAGGACACCCGTTCCACTGCGGCGCTCTACCTGGCCTGTGGCATAGACCCCAAACGGTGCTCGGTGTTTGTGCAGAGCCAGGTGGCAGCCCACAGCGAACTGTGCTGGTTGCTCAATTGCGTCACGCCGCTCAACTGGCTGGAACGGATGATTCAGTTCAAGGAGAAAGCGGTGAAGCAGGGGGACAACGTCTCCGTGGGCCTGCTGGACTATCCGGTGTTGATGGCGGCTGACATCCTTCTCTACGACGCTGACCTGGTGCCCGTCGGTGAAGATCAGAAGCAGCACCTGGAGCTGGCGCGCGACATCGCCCAGCAGCGGATCAATGCCCGCTTCCGCGGCAAGGACACGCCGGTGCTCAAAGTGCCCAAACCGCTGATCCTCAAGGAAGGGGCACGGGTGATGAGCCTGACGGATGGTCGCAGCAAGATGAGCAAGAGCGATCCCAACGAGGGGAGTCGCATCACGCTTCTAGACCCTCCGGAGCTGATCACCAAAAAGATCAAACGCGCCAAGACCGATCCAGAGCGAGGCCTCGAATTCGGCAACCCAGATCGACCAGAAACCGACAACCTGCTTGGCCTCTACGCAATTCTGAGCGGCAAAGGGCGGCAGCAGGCGGCCACTGAATGCGCCGAGATGGGTTGGGGACAGTTCAAGCCGCTGCTGGCCGAAGCCACAGTGAGCGCGTTGGAGCCCATCCAGGCCCGCTACCGGGAGCTGATGCAGGACCCCACAGAGCTCGATCAGGTGCTAAGAACAGGCCGTGAGAAGGCCGAAACCGTGGCCAACGACACCCTTGAACGGGTTCGGGATGCCTTGGGCTTCGCCCGGCCAGCCTGA
- a CDS encoding sulfite exporter TauE/SafE family protein produces MQIALLGIAIGANALSALAGGGAGLVQLPALILLGLPFSMALATHKVASVALGLGASGRHWRASSLDLKRSALVLAAGLPGVFVGASMVLALPDQVATASLGLLTLGLGVYSARKPNLGTTDQPYQLTARTVGLGSCGLFIIGVLNGSLTSGTGLFVTLWLVSWFGLSYARAVAHTLVLVGLGWNGTGAVVLGLSGEIRWDWLPPLVLGSLIGGFLGAHYSLVRGSRLVKQAFEILALLMGGSLLIRSL; encoded by the coding sequence ATGCAAATCGCCCTGCTGGGCATCGCCATCGGCGCCAATGCCCTCTCGGCTCTGGCGGGAGGGGGAGCAGGACTGGTTCAACTGCCCGCACTCATCCTTCTGGGCCTTCCTTTCTCCATGGCACTGGCCACCCACAAGGTGGCCAGTGTTGCGCTGGGGCTAGGAGCGAGTGGGCGTCATTGGCGTGCCAGCAGTCTTGACCTGAAACGCTCGGCGCTGGTGTTGGCCGCTGGTCTTCCTGGAGTGTTTGTGGGAGCCAGCATGGTTCTTGCGCTGCCCGATCAAGTTGCCACCGCGAGCCTTGGGCTGCTGACCCTGGGGCTGGGTGTTTATTCGGCCCGGAAACCGAATCTGGGGACGACAGACCAGCCCTACCAGCTGACAGCCCGCACCGTTGGGCTTGGCAGTTGCGGGCTGTTCATCATTGGCGTTCTCAACGGATCCCTCACCTCAGGCACGGGGTTGTTCGTCACTCTGTGGCTGGTGAGCTGGTTTGGGCTGAGCTACGCCAGAGCCGTTGCCCACACCCTGGTGCTAGTGGGCCTGGGGTGGAATGGCACCGGTGCGGTGGTGCTGGGTTTAAGCGGTGAAATCCGTTGGGACTGGCTTCCACCGCTGGTGCTGGGTTCGCTGATCGGAGGCTTCCTGGGAGCCCACTATTCCCTGGTGAGAGGAAGCCGCCTGGTCAAACAAGCCTTCGAGATCTTGGCGCTGCTGATGGGTGGATCACTGCTGATCCGCAGCCTCTGA
- a CDS encoding DUF2605 family protein, which produces MGETRGLQVGESTNQEAGALLDELLASLLDDFEHWFQRGEELLQACPEEVMPLQERQRMEERLQDGKKAIAATRSLMAASTQPMAVSMEVMNPWHGLVTEVWALAARLGSNRSPQAPS; this is translated from the coding sequence ATGGGCGAGACCCGAGGGCTACAGGTGGGTGAGTCAACCAATCAGGAAGCTGGCGCACTGTTGGATGAGTTGCTGGCATCCCTGCTCGATGACTTCGAGCATTGGTTTCAGCGCGGTGAAGAGCTTCTGCAGGCCTGTCCGGAGGAGGTGATGCCGTTGCAGGAGCGCCAACGCATGGAGGAGCGGCTGCAGGACGGCAAGAAGGCCATTGCTGCAACACGATCCCTTATGGCTGCATCAACGCAGCCCATGGCTGTCTCGATGGAGGTAATGAACCCGTGGCATGGCTTGGTCACGGAGGTGTGGGCCCTGGCCGCGAGGTTGGGGTCGAACCGTTCGCCTCAGGCCCCGAGCTGA
- the thrS gene encoding threonine--tRNA ligase, producing the protein MAGPEPEPVSSAAATTPAPSAPVVLPKTSESDQLLRIRHSMSHVMAMAVQQLFPKARVTIGPWTETGFYYDFDNPDPFTEADLKAIKKGMIKIINKKLPLERVEVSRNEAEEKIKAQNEPYKLEILEGLQEPITVYTLGEDWWDLCAGPHVDHTGQLNAKAFELESVAGAYWRGDETKAQLQRIYGTAWETPEQLAEHKRRKEEALRRDHRRIGKDLDLFSIEDEAGAGLVFWHPRGARMRLLIEEFWRQAHFEGGYELLYTPHVADISLWKTSGHLDFYAESMFGPMEVDEREYQLKPMNCPFHVLTYASKLRSYRELPIRWAELGTVYRYERPGVMHGLMRVRGFTQDDAHVFCLPEQISDEILKILDLTERILSSFDFSNYEINLSTRPEKSIGDDTVWDLATKGLIEALDRKGWAYKIDEGGGAFYGPKIDLKIEDAIGRMWQCSTIQLDFNLPERFDLDYVAADGSKQRPIMIHRAIFGSLERFFGIMTENYAGDYPFWLAPEQVRLLPVTDEVQPYAEQVLDQLTKAGVRATIDRSGDRLGKLIRTGEQIKIPVLAVIGAKEAEQNAVSLRSRRDGDLGVTAVADLLRAAQLANSERVAGLELNR; encoded by the coding sequence ATGGCGGGCCCTGAACCTGAACCGGTGAGCAGCGCTGCAGCAACCACCCCAGCCCCTTCAGCACCGGTGGTTCTGCCCAAGACCAGCGAAAGCGATCAACTGCTGAGGATTAGGCACTCCATGAGTCATGTGATGGCCATGGCTGTGCAGCAGTTGTTTCCAAAGGCACGCGTCACCATCGGCCCCTGGACCGAAACAGGTTTCTATTACGACTTCGACAATCCCGATCCCTTCACCGAGGCCGACCTGAAGGCCATCAAGAAGGGGATGATCAAGATCATCAACAAGAAGCTGCCTCTCGAACGGGTCGAGGTGAGCCGCAACGAGGCCGAGGAAAAAATCAAAGCCCAGAACGAGCCCTACAAGCTCGAGATTCTTGAAGGACTGCAGGAGCCGATCACCGTCTACACCCTTGGGGAGGACTGGTGGGACCTCTGTGCCGGCCCCCACGTGGATCACACCGGCCAACTCAATGCCAAGGCCTTCGAGCTGGAAAGCGTGGCGGGCGCTTACTGGCGAGGCGATGAAACCAAAGCGCAGCTGCAACGCATCTACGGCACGGCCTGGGAAACCCCGGAACAGCTGGCGGAGCACAAACGTCGCAAGGAAGAAGCGCTTCGCCGCGACCATCGCCGCATCGGCAAAGACCTCGACCTCTTCTCCATCGAGGATGAAGCCGGGGCTGGTCTGGTGTTCTGGCACCCCCGCGGTGCCCGAATGCGCCTGTTGATCGAGGAGTTCTGGCGCCAGGCCCACTTCGAGGGCGGATACGAGCTCCTTTACACCCCCCACGTGGCGGACATCAGCCTCTGGAAGACCTCAGGCCACCTCGACTTCTACGCCGAGAGCATGTTCGGCCCGATGGAGGTGGACGAGCGGGAATACCAGCTCAAGCCGATGAACTGCCCGTTCCACGTGCTCACCTACGCCAGCAAACTGCGCAGCTACCGGGAACTGCCGATCCGCTGGGCAGAGCTTGGAACGGTGTATCGCTATGAGCGGCCCGGAGTGATGCACGGTCTGATGCGGGTGCGGGGCTTCACCCAGGACGATGCCCACGTGTTCTGCCTGCCGGAGCAGATCAGCGACGAGATCCTGAAGATCCTCGATCTCACCGAACGGATCCTCTCCTCCTTCGATTTCAGCAACTACGAGATCAATCTCTCCACCCGCCCCGAGAAGTCCATCGGCGATGACACCGTCTGGGACCTGGCCACCAAGGGACTGATTGAAGCCCTGGACCGCAAGGGTTGGGCATACAAAATCGATGAGGGCGGCGGTGCCTTTTACGGACCGAAAATCGACCTCAAGATCGAAGACGCCATCGGCCGGATGTGGCAGTGCTCCACGATCCAGTTGGATTTCAACTTGCCGGAACGGTTCGATCTCGACTACGTCGCCGCCGACGGCAGCAAGCAGCGACCGATCATGATCCACCGCGCCATCTTCGGTTCGCTGGAGCGGTTCTTCGGGATCATGACCGAGAACTACGCCGGCGATTACCCCTTCTGGCTGGCCCCCGAGCAAGTGCGTCTGCTGCCTGTCACCGACGAGGTGCAGCCCTACGCAGAACAAGTGTTGGACCAACTCACCAAAGCTGGCGTTCGCGCCACGATCGACCGCAGCGGTGACCGGCTCGGTAAGTTGATTCGCACCGGCGAACAGATAAAAATCCCGGTGCTGGCTGTCATTGGTGCTAAGGAAGCGGAGCAGAACGCCGTGAGCCTTCGCAGCCGACGGGACGGTGACCTTGGGGTCACAGCGGTGGCCGACCTTCTCAGGGCTGCCCAGTTAGCCAACAGCGAGCGCGTCGCGGGCCTGGAGCTAAACCGATGA
- a CDS encoding DUF1824 family protein yields MTDSTVQHLADLARLRGAPELLPQTRNELRGELDQAMAKASWFTIGVMAPSREQALTALRSLEQSQQWEPLELVDSPEEQGPVFLKANQKGGTIRIRIEHGLGEGILISGHGDDDNTPSTTWGPLPLDFFF; encoded by the coding sequence ATGACGGATTCCACTGTGCAGCACCTGGCCGATCTCGCGCGTCTGCGAGGAGCGCCGGAGTTGCTTCCCCAGACCAGAAACGAGCTGCGAGGAGAACTCGATCAGGCGATGGCCAAGGCCAGCTGGTTCACCATCGGCGTCATGGCCCCGTCCAGGGAGCAGGCCCTTACAGCGCTGCGCAGTCTCGAGCAAAGCCAACAGTGGGAGCCGCTGGAGCTCGTCGACAGCCCCGAGGAGCAGGGCCCTGTTTTCCTGAAAGCCAATCAGAAGGGGGGCACGATCCGCATTCGGATCGAGCATGGCCTTGGCGAAGGAATTCTGATCAGTGGACACGGTGACGACGACAACACGCCAAGCACCACCTGGGGACCGCTTCCACTGGACTTCTTCTTCTGA
- a CDS encoding DoxX family protein, translating into MIRAILIRPIAGDLGLLLLRVFTGALLIHHGYEKLANIENFADAFVRPLHLPFPILLSYVAAFSEVIGSWLLITGLLTRMGALAVAGTISVAIYHAIVTAGFNIYLLELLGLYFAAAVAVLACGPGVFSIDELIARRLEPDMQFSAAEDTDFAGGEAAVLEEAVASR; encoded by the coding sequence GTGATTCGCGCCATTCTGATCCGCCCCATTGCTGGCGATCTCGGTCTGCTTCTGCTTCGGGTGTTCACCGGCGCGCTGCTGATTCACCACGGTTACGAAAAGCTCGCCAATATCGAGAATTTTGCAGATGCATTTGTTCGCCCTCTCCATCTACCCTTTCCGATCCTTCTCTCCTACGTCGCAGCGTTCTCTGAGGTGATTGGCAGCTGGTTGTTGATCACTGGGTTGCTGACGCGGATGGGAGCCTTGGCAGTGGCGGGTACGATTTCCGTCGCCATCTATCACGCCATCGTCACAGCGGGCTTCAACATCTATTTGCTGGAGCTGCTTGGTCTTTATTTCGCGGCTGCTGTGGCCGTTCTCGCCTGTGGCCCAGGCGTCTTTTCCATTGATGAGCTCATCGCCCGTCGCCTTGAGCCCGACATGCAATTTTCTGCTGCGGAAGACACGGATTTCGCAGGTGGCGAGGCCGCTGTTTTGGAAGAGGCCGTGGCCAGCCGCTGA
- a CDS encoding YcjF family protein: MKLPASWPELVIPPSSLLRPLALAGAGLLAGQWLISDVMHVPGGGLGLLAAGGVVIWLGRKPSQPLFTAPVSLDGWIARCQEVLDQFARFEQQPSADLSRRIELKQVLDRCGPVRMAMVALGGSQGPNEADLSSSLAGPAPVTLSLCHPLTTDDGSRCWPSGLLNQDLILFSLQAPLLASDLLWLQQVPDDQPAWLLVSTDAQDAHTDAVAGVRDDLPERWRERILVQESSIQLRTALAPLRRSLKQAAVETRPRLLADLHRRWQRDLESLRRERFLQIQQRTQWVVAGSVMASPIASLDLLAVAVANGLMIKEMGEIWGTSLQPDVLREAAAQLARVALAQGVVEWTGQTLLGLAKLDGGSWLIAGSMQALSAAYLTRVVGRSMADWLAINAGVDELDLVALKQQAPLLVARAAEEERVNWNGFVQQSREWLLHATS, translated from the coding sequence TTGAAACTCCCGGCTTCATGGCCAGAACTGGTGATTCCACCGTCGTCGCTGCTGCGGCCGTTGGCTCTGGCTGGAGCTGGTCTGCTTGCTGGACAGTGGCTGATCAGTGATGTGATGCATGTTCCCGGCGGGGGTCTGGGTCTGCTGGCCGCTGGTGGCGTTGTGATCTGGCTTGGTCGCAAGCCAAGTCAGCCGCTGTTTACAGCGCCGGTCTCTCTGGATGGATGGATCGCTCGGTGCCAGGAGGTGCTCGATCAATTCGCACGTTTTGAGCAGCAACCCTCTGCCGATCTGTCCCGTCGCATTGAACTGAAACAGGTGCTGGACCGCTGCGGTCCTGTGCGCATGGCGATGGTCGCCTTGGGGGGCTCTCAGGGACCGAATGAAGCAGACCTCAGCAGCTCTCTGGCTGGCCCCGCGCCGGTGACGCTGTCTCTCTGCCATCCCCTGACCACCGACGACGGCAGCCGTTGCTGGCCCAGCGGCCTGCTGAATCAGGATCTGATCCTGTTCAGCCTGCAGGCGCCACTGCTGGCCTCAGATCTGCTCTGGCTTCAGCAGGTGCCTGACGATCAGCCGGCCTGGCTGCTTGTGTCGACCGACGCGCAGGACGCACATACCGATGCCGTCGCTGGTGTTCGGGACGACCTTCCCGAACGCTGGCGTGAGCGGATCTTGGTTCAGGAGTCTTCGATACAGCTGCGCACTGCTCTGGCACCGTTGCGCCGTTCGCTGAAACAAGCTGCGGTGGAGACGCGTCCGCGACTCTTAGCGGACTTGCATCGCCGTTGGCAGCGTGACCTCGAATCGCTTCGGCGAGAACGCTTTCTGCAGATCCAGCAGCGCACCCAGTGGGTGGTGGCCGGGTCTGTGATGGCCTCCCCAATCGCCAGCCTTGATCTTCTGGCCGTGGCGGTGGCGAACGGTTTGATGATCAAGGAGATGGGAGAGATCTGGGGAACATCGCTGCAGCCGGATGTGTTGAGGGAAGCGGCGGCGCAGCTGGCTCGGGTGGCTCTCGCTCAGGGCGTGGTGGAGTGGACCGGACAGACTTTGCTTGGGCTGGCCAAGCTGGATGGGGGGAGCTGGCTGATCGCAGGTTCGATGCAGGCCCTAAGTGCGGCTTACCTCACCCGTGTGGTGGGGCGCTCGATGGCGGATTGGCTGGCGATCAATGCCGGTGTGGATGAGCTTGATCTTGTGGCGTTGAAGCAGCAGGCACCGTTGTTGGTGGCTCGGGCTGCAGAGGAGGAACGGGTGAACTGGAATGGCTTTGTTCAGCAATCCCGAGAGTGGTTGCTTCATGCAACTTCATGA